The following are from one region of the Actinoplanes sp. L3-i22 genome:
- a CDS encoding NAD-dependent epimerase/dehydratase family protein, with amino-acid sequence MVTSPPSVVVVTGVSRFLGASVAARLAADPRIDRVVGLDPHDPPARLLGLLDGVERIRADARAATEAIAELGAEAVVHLAVTSVPDPAHGGRAGMKEHNVIGTMQVLAAAQGAPRLRKLVVRSSTAAYGASFRDPAVFTEDTEPRAVPRGPFARDILDIEGYVRGFRRRRPEVAATVLRFAPMISSSAETSLTRYFAQPLVPTVLGRDARLQFVHVDDALEVLHRSVIEDHPGTFNVAGSGVLMLSQAVRRAGRVAVPLPETGLSTAAALVRRLGVEQIGLDQIDLFVHGRVVDTSRLIREFGFTPRSTATAFEEFIQAHLAGSSLTADRLAAAERAILDGVRRMRAAAADAARADSAHPKA; translated from the coding sequence GTGGTGACCTCACCGCCCAGCGTTGTCGTGGTCACCGGAGTCAGCCGATTTCTCGGCGCATCCGTGGCCGCCCGCCTCGCCGCAGATCCCCGGATCGACCGTGTCGTCGGTCTGGACCCGCATGACCCCCCGGCACGCCTTCTCGGCCTGCTGGACGGTGTGGAGCGGATCCGGGCCGACGCGCGCGCGGCCACCGAGGCCATCGCGGAACTCGGCGCCGAAGCCGTCGTCCATCTCGCGGTGACCAGCGTTCCCGACCCGGCGCACGGCGGCCGGGCGGGGATGAAGGAACACAACGTCATCGGCACCATGCAGGTGCTGGCCGCCGCACAGGGCGCGCCGCGACTGCGCAAGCTGGTGGTGCGTTCCTCCACGGCCGCGTACGGGGCGTCGTTCCGCGACCCCGCGGTCTTCACCGAGGACACCGAGCCGCGTGCGGTGCCGCGTGGCCCGTTCGCCCGGGACATCCTCGACATCGAGGGGTACGTCCGCGGCTTCCGCCGGCGCCGGCCCGAGGTCGCGGCCACCGTGCTGCGCTTCGCCCCGATGATCAGCTCGTCCGCCGAGACGTCGCTGACCCGCTACTTCGCCCAGCCGCTGGTGCCCACCGTGCTCGGCCGCGACGCCCGCCTGCAGTTCGTGCACGTGGACGACGCGCTCGAAGTGCTGCACCGCTCGGTCATCGAGGATCATCCCGGCACGTTCAACGTCGCCGGCTCCGGCGTGCTGATGCTGTCCCAGGCGGTCCGCCGGGCCGGCCGGGTCGCCGTGCCGCTGCCCGAGACCGGGCTGTCCACCGCCGCCGCGCTCGTCCGCCGTCTGGGCGTCGAGCAGATCGGCCTGGACCAGATCGACCTCTTCGTGCACGGCCGGGTGGTCGACACCTCCCGGCTGATCCGTGAGTTCGGCTTCACCCCGCGCAGCACCGCCACCGCGTTCGAGGAGTTCATCCAGGCGCACCTGGCCGGCTCCTCGCTCACCGCCGACCGCCTCGCCGCCGCCGAGCGGGCGATCCTGGACGGCGTCCGGCGGATGCGGGCGGCGGCTGCTGACGCGGCCCGGGCCGACTCCGCTCATCCAAAGGCGTGA
- a CDS encoding 30S ribosomal protein bS22: MGSVVKKRRKRMAKKKHRKLLRKTRVQRRRLGK, encoded by the coding sequence ATGGGCTCCGTGGTCAAGAAGCGCCGCAAGCGTATGGCGAAGAAGAAGCACCGCAAGCTGCTGCGCAAGACCCGCGTCCAGCGTCGCCGTTTGGGCAAGTGA
- a CDS encoding helix-turn-helix domain-containing protein, protein MTGPAQTEERLSEVRFLTVAEVATLMRVSKMTVYRLVHGGDLTAVRVGRSFRVPEHAVHEYLRGAFSQTA, encoded by the coding sequence ATGACGGGTCCAGCCCAGACCGAGGAACGCCTCTCGGAGGTACGGTTCCTGACCGTGGCCGAGGTGGCCACGTTGATGCGCGTCTCCAAGATGACGGTCTATCGGCTCGTGCACGGTGGCGACCTCACCGCTGTCCGGGTCGGCCGTTCGTTCCGGGTGCCCGAGCACGCGGTACATGAGTATCTGCGCGGTGCTTTCTCCCAGACCGCCTGA
- a CDS encoding proline dehydrogenase family protein: protein MLRSLFLAAAGSARLERLVESAPVSRGVVRRFVAGGGAEEALVTARELADDGLAVSLDHLGVVTGSLERAQAVRDEYVALLARLRATGLTPAAEVSVKLSALGQRLDEKVAFEHARAICAAAAEAGTTVTFDAEEHTTTDAVLETVLDLRRDFPSTGAVLQAQLRRTEGDCRELSTAGSRVRLCKGAYAEPESVAFPSPLDVDKSYVRCLNVLMSGAGYPMVATHDPRLIAIAEDRARWFDRSTGEYEFQMLHGVRPEEQARLAAGGHTVRVYLPYGTQWYGYLMRRLAESPAAVAFAAKAVSSRK, encoded by the coding sequence ATGCTCCGTTCCCTGTTTCTCGCCGCGGCCGGCTCCGCCCGGCTGGAGCGGCTGGTCGAGTCCGCGCCCGTCAGCCGGGGGGTGGTCAGACGCTTCGTCGCCGGTGGTGGCGCCGAGGAAGCGCTGGTCACGGCCCGGGAGCTGGCCGACGACGGGCTCGCGGTCAGCCTCGATCACCTCGGTGTGGTCACCGGGTCGCTCGAGCGGGCCCAGGCCGTCCGTGACGAGTACGTCGCGCTGCTGGCCCGGTTGCGGGCCACCGGTCTGACCCCGGCCGCCGAGGTCAGCGTGAAGCTGTCCGCGCTCGGGCAGCGGCTCGACGAGAAGGTGGCGTTCGAGCACGCCCGGGCGATCTGCGCGGCCGCGGCGGAGGCCGGCACCACGGTGACCTTCGACGCCGAGGAGCACACCACCACCGACGCGGTCCTGGAGACCGTGCTCGACCTGCGGCGGGACTTCCCGTCGACCGGGGCGGTGCTGCAGGCCCAGCTGCGGCGCACCGAGGGGGACTGCCGGGAGCTGTCGACGGCGGGGTCGCGGGTGCGGCTCTGCAAGGGGGCGTACGCGGAGCCCGAGTCGGTGGCGTTCCCGTCGCCGCTGGACGTCGACAAGTCGTACGTCCGATGCCTGAATGTCCTGATGTCCGGCGCGGGCTATCCGATGGTGGCCACGCACGACCCGCGGCTGATCGCGATCGCCGAGGACCGGGCCCGCTGGTTCGACCGCTCGACCGGGGAGTACGAGTTCCAGATGCTGCACGGCGTGCGGCCGGAGGAGCAGGCCCGGCTGGCCGCCGGTGGCCACACGGTGCGGGTGTACCTGCCGTACGGGACGCAGTGGTACGGCTACCTGATGCGCCGGCTCGCCGAGAGCCCGGCCGCGGTCGCGTTCGCCGCGAAGGCGGTTTCTTCCCGGAAGTGA
- a CDS encoding CGNR zinc finger domain-containing protein encodes MNFDAYARTAVDLVNAGLDDLAGLRALFAGDLEYMRDQVVEKDLAVFRRAQRRLREVFEYGTSGRDGQAVTELNGLLEAFPVQPRISGHDASDWHMHVASRGSSVSAEYLAGAVWGLSVWLCEYGSARFGICADERCGNVYLDTSSNNCRRFCSERCATRSHVAAHRARKRAAQAPEVPASETLTPA; translated from the coding sequence GTGAACTTCGATGCGTACGCGCGGACGGCGGTCGACCTCGTCAACGCCGGCCTGGACGATCTCGCCGGGCTGCGGGCTCTGTTCGCCGGCGATCTGGAGTACATGCGCGACCAGGTCGTCGAGAAGGACCTGGCCGTGTTCCGCCGCGCCCAGCGCCGGCTGCGGGAAGTCTTCGAGTACGGGACGTCCGGCCGGGACGGGCAGGCGGTCACCGAGCTGAACGGGCTGCTCGAGGCGTTCCCGGTGCAGCCCCGCATCTCCGGCCACGACGCCAGCGACTGGCACATGCACGTCGCCAGCCGCGGGTCCTCGGTCAGCGCGGAATACCTGGCCGGCGCCGTGTGGGGGCTGTCGGTCTGGCTCTGCGAGTACGGGAGCGCCCGGTTCGGCATCTGCGCCGACGAGCGCTGCGGCAACGTCTACCTGGACACCTCGTCCAACAACTGCCGCCGGTTCTGCTCGGAGCGCTGCGCGACCCGCTCCCACGTCGCGGCCCATCGTGCCCGCAAGCGTGCCGCGCAGGCTCCCGAGGTCCCGGCCTCGGAAACCCTCACCCCCGCTTAA
- a CDS encoding sugar phosphate isomerase/epimerase has protein sequence MSSRVPVLLSSSSVFPEPTAAAFEMAATVGYDGLEVMVWTDAVSQDAGALKGLAEHYDVPVLSVHAPCLLVTQRVWSPDPWERLNRAAQLAESLGAPTVVVHPPFTWQRDYAKNFAAGLAKVQARHPDLTFAIENMFPVKMAGRWFVPYTPGWDPTETGFDAYTLDLSHCAAARIDSMEMAAKMGAALRHVHLGDGTGEARDEHLVPGRGTQPCAELLRSLVADGFTGSVACEINTRKAASRAVREADLRESLEFARRHLAESAVSKA, from the coding sequence GTGAGTTCCCGAGTTCCCGTTCTACTCTCCAGCTCCTCGGTCTTCCCCGAGCCGACGGCGGCCGCGTTCGAGATGGCGGCCACGGTGGGCTACGACGGACTCGAAGTGATGGTCTGGACCGACGCCGTCAGTCAGGACGCCGGCGCCCTGAAAGGCCTGGCCGAGCACTACGACGTGCCCGTTCTCTCGGTGCACGCGCCTTGCCTGCTGGTCACCCAGCGGGTGTGGAGCCCCGACCCGTGGGAGCGGCTCAACCGCGCCGCCCAGCTCGCCGAGTCCCTGGGCGCGCCGACGGTCGTGGTGCATCCGCCGTTCACCTGGCAGCGTGACTACGCGAAGAATTTCGCCGCCGGGCTCGCCAAGGTCCAGGCCCGGCACCCCGACCTGACGTTCGCGATCGAGAACATGTTCCCGGTCAAGATGGCCGGCCGCTGGTTCGTGCCGTACACCCCGGGCTGGGATCCCACCGAGACCGGCTTCGACGCGTACACGCTGGACCTCTCGCACTGCGCCGCCGCCCGGATCGACTCGATGGAGATGGCCGCGAAGATGGGCGCCGCCCTGCGCCACGTCCACCTCGGCGACGGCACCGGCGAAGCCCGCGACGAGCACCTGGTCCCGGGCCGCGGCACCCAGCCCTGCGCCGAGCTGCTGCGGTCCCTGGTCGCCGACGGCTTCACCGGCTCGGTCGCTTGCGAGATCAACACCCGCAAGGCCGCCAGCCGCGCGGTCCGCGAGGCCGACCTGCGCGAGTCCCTCGAGTTCGCCCGCCGCCACCTGGCCGAGTCCGCCGTCTCCAAGGCGTAG
- a CDS encoding response regulator transcription factor translates to MARVLVVEDEESFSDALSYMLRKEGFEVSVAATGTSALTQFDRTGADIVLLDLMLPEMSGTEVCRQLRQRSAVPIIMVTARDSEIDKVVGLEIGADDYVTKPYSPRELVARIRAVLRRQGGEAAEVSTPTLAAGPVRMDVERHVVTVDGAGVQLPLKEFELLELLLRNAGRVLTRGQLIDRVWGADYVGDTKTLDVHVKRLRSKVEPEPSAPRYIVTVRGLGYKFEP, encoded by the coding sequence TTGGCCCGCGTGCTCGTGGTCGAGGATGAGGAGTCGTTCTCCGACGCCCTGTCGTACATGCTGCGCAAGGAGGGCTTCGAGGTGTCGGTCGCCGCGACCGGAACCTCTGCCCTGACGCAGTTCGACCGGACCGGTGCCGACATCGTGCTGCTCGACCTGATGTTGCCCGAGATGTCCGGCACCGAGGTGTGCCGTCAGCTCCGGCAGCGGTCAGCCGTCCCGATCATCATGGTCACCGCCCGGGACAGTGAGATCGACAAGGTGGTCGGTCTGGAGATCGGCGCCGACGACTACGTCACCAAGCCGTACTCGCCGCGCGAACTCGTCGCCCGGATCCGCGCCGTGCTGCGCCGCCAGGGTGGCGAGGCCGCCGAGGTGAGCACCCCGACGCTCGCCGCCGGTCCGGTCCGGATGGACGTCGAGCGGCACGTGGTGACCGTCGACGGCGCCGGCGTGCAGTTGCCGCTGAAGGAGTTCGAGCTGCTCGAACTGCTGCTGCGCAACGCCGGCCGGGTGCTGACCCGCGGTCAGCTGATCGACCGCGTCTGGGGCGCCGACTACGTCGGTGACACGAAGACCCTGGACGTGCACGTCAAGCGCCTGCGGTCGAAGGTCGAGCCGGAGCCCAGCGCCCCCCGCTACATCGTCACGGTCCGGGGGCTCGGCTATAAATTCGAGCCCTGA
- a CDS encoding cell wall metabolism sensor histidine kinase WalK — translation MEWGYAVGLVSAALAVGVGAGLTLARFRRPPAADAVRVGSPEGRAAIEPDDDRPAGKNGLKGLGRKSLDSLRVGVVVLDADDYPVLVNPAARAMGLLRSGGAPGTIAAHPILRTLAGQVRRTGVRREVELDLPRGRAGGAQAPLGLHLRAVALNSTHVAVEAADVTESHRLARVRRDFVANVSHELKTPIGALQLLAEALLDATQLPESVPEAQSEDLMAARRFAERIHHESARMGRLVSELLELSRLQGAEPLPSPEPVALDWVIAEVLDRTRTTSSAKSIEITYSGPKGLMAYGSDSQFATAVANLVENAIAYSGPDTKVELTMRQEDDWIEIDVADQGIGISPQDVDRIFERFYRADQARSRATGGTGLGLAIVKHIATNHGGRVDVTSALGAGSTFTLRLPARPSESPSPSPTAIEIESGVTGQ, via the coding sequence GTGGAATGGGGATACGCCGTCGGCTTGGTCTCAGCCGCGCTGGCCGTCGGTGTCGGTGCTGGGCTGACTCTCGCCCGTTTCCGCCGCCCGCCGGCGGCGGATGCGGTCCGGGTCGGCTCACCGGAGGGGAGAGCCGCCATCGAACCGGACGACGATCGCCCGGCAGGCAAGAACGGACTCAAGGGGCTCGGCCGCAAGAGCCTCGACTCGCTGCGGGTCGGCGTCGTCGTGCTCGACGCGGACGACTACCCGGTCCTGGTCAACCCGGCCGCCCGGGCGATGGGCCTGCTGCGTTCCGGTGGTGCGCCGGGCACCATCGCCGCGCACCCCATCCTGCGCACGCTGGCCGGCCAGGTGCGGCGCACCGGCGTACGCCGGGAAGTTGAACTTGATCTTCCGCGGGGCCGGGCCGGTGGGGCGCAGGCCCCGCTCGGGCTGCACCTGCGGGCCGTCGCGCTGAACTCGACGCACGTCGCCGTCGAGGCGGCCGACGTGACCGAGTCGCACCGGCTGGCCCGGGTCCGGCGGGACTTCGTGGCGAACGTCAGCCACGAGCTGAAGACCCCGATCGGCGCGCTGCAACTGCTGGCCGAGGCCCTGCTGGACGCCACCCAGCTGCCCGAGTCGGTGCCCGAGGCGCAGTCCGAGGACCTGATGGCGGCCCGCCGGTTCGCCGAGCGGATCCACCACGAGTCGGCCCGGATGGGCCGGCTGGTGAGCGAGCTGCTCGAGCTCAGCCGGCTGCAGGGCGCCGAGCCGCTGCCCAGCCCCGAGCCGGTCGCGCTGGACTGGGTGATCGCCGAGGTGCTCGACCGGACCAGAACGACATCTTCCGCGAAGAGCATCGAGATTACTTATTCCGGACCTAAGGGCCTGATGGCGTACGGTAGCGACAGCCAGTTCGCCACCGCCGTGGCGAACCTGGTCGAGAACGCGATCGCGTACTCCGGGCCGGACACCAAAGTCGAACTGACCATGCGGCAGGAAGACGACTGGATCGAGATCGATGTCGCGGACCAGGGCATCGGCATCTCTCCTCAGGACGTGGATCGGATCTTCGAACGGTTCTATCGAGCCGATCAAGCCCGTTCCCGGGCGACCGGCGGGACCGGCCTCGGCCTCGCCATCGTCAAGCACATCGCCACCAATCACGGTGGTCGAGTGGACGTGACCAGCGCACTCGGCGCCGGCTCGACGTTCACCCTGCGCCTACCGGCGCGCCCCTCCGAATCCCCCTCGCCGTCACCGACGGCAATTGAAATCGAGTCCGGTGTGACCGGGCAATGA
- the phoU gene encoding phosphate signaling complex protein PhoU — protein MREEFQAELTEVTRLLVTMAESVRAALRKATSALLTADLEAAQSVIQRDADVDAIFSQVEAKVADIIVRQAPVAVDLRRAITALHISADLERMGDLAEHVAKTAARRHPSPAVPAELRPVFKGMADIADQMAEKITTVLTHSDAGLAAELEKDDDAIDDLERQLFKIMLADDWPYGAETAIDGALLGRFYERYADHAVNISEHTIYLVTGEPVAGQD, from the coding sequence ATGCGCGAGGAGTTCCAAGCCGAACTCACCGAAGTGACTCGGCTGCTGGTGACCATGGCGGAGTCGGTGCGTGCCGCGCTCCGCAAGGCGACGTCCGCACTGCTGACCGCCGACCTGGAGGCGGCCCAGTCCGTCATTCAGCGCGACGCGGACGTGGACGCGATCTTCAGTCAGGTCGAGGCGAAGGTGGCCGACATCATCGTCCGGCAGGCGCCGGTCGCGGTCGACCTGCGCCGGGCGATCACCGCCCTGCACATCTCCGCCGACCTGGAGCGGATGGGCGACCTGGCCGAGCACGTGGCCAAGACCGCCGCGCGCCGGCACCCGTCCCCGGCCGTGCCGGCCGAGCTGCGCCCGGTCTTCAAGGGCATGGCCGACATCGCCGACCAGATGGCCGAGAAGATCACGACGGTGCTGACCCACAGCGACGCAGGTCTCGCCGCCGAGCTGGAGAAGGACGACGACGCGATCGACGATCTGGAGCGTCAGCTCTTCAAGATCATGCTGGCCGACGACTGGCCGTACGGAGCGGAGACCGCGATCGACGGGGCGCTGCTCGGCCGGTTCTACGAGCGGTACGCGGACCACGCCGTGAACATCAGCGAGCACACGATCTACCTGGTCACTGGAGAGCCGGTCGCGGGTCAGGACTGA
- a CDS encoding phosphoglyceromutase — protein sequence MTGTLVLLRHGNSEWNAKNLFTGWVDVDLDAKGEDEARRGGELLKEQNVLPDVVHTSLLRRAIRTSEIALHITDRHWIPVKRSWRLNERHYGALQGKDKKQTLETYGEEQFMLWRRSYDVPPPPIEDDSEFSQASDARYAALPPEIKPKAECLKDVLERALPYWYDAIVPDLRAGKTVLVAAHGNSLRAIVKHLDDISDEAIAKLNIPTGIPLRYDLDENLRPITVGGTYLDPQAAKEAAAAVANQGR from the coding sequence ATGACTGGAACCCTGGTGCTGTTGCGGCACGGCAACAGCGAGTGGAACGCCAAGAACCTCTTCACCGGCTGGGTCGACGTGGACCTGGACGCCAAGGGTGAGGACGAGGCCCGGCGCGGCGGGGAGCTGCTCAAGGAACAGAACGTGTTGCCCGATGTCGTGCACACCAGCCTGCTGCGACGCGCGATCCGGACCAGCGAGATCGCGCTGCACATCACCGACCGCCACTGGATCCCGGTGAAGCGCTCGTGGCGCCTCAACGAGCGCCACTACGGCGCGCTGCAGGGCAAGGACAAGAAGCAGACCCTGGAGACGTACGGCGAGGAGCAGTTCATGCTCTGGCGTCGTTCGTACGACGTCCCGCCGCCCCCGATCGAGGACGACTCGGAGTTCTCCCAGGCGAGTGACGCGCGTTACGCGGCGCTCCCGCCGGAGATCAAGCCGAAGGCGGAGTGCCTGAAGGACGTGCTGGAGCGCGCCCTGCCGTACTGGTACGACGCGATCGTCCCGGACCTGCGGGCCGGCAAGACCGTGCTTGTCGCCGCGCACGGCAACTCGCTGCGCGCGATCGTGAAGCACCTCGACGACATCTCCGACGAGGCGATCGCGAAGCTGAACATCCCGACCGGCATCCCGCTGCGCTACGACCTGGACGAGAACCTGCGTCCGATCACGGTGGGCGGCACGTACCTGGACCCGCAGGCGGCCAAGGAGGCCGCGGCCGCGGTCGCCAACCAGGGCCGCTGA
- a CDS encoding MFS transporter, whose product MRGWLQQAAGGLPRQFWFLWTGTLINRLGSFVVLFLSIYLTGERHFTQSQAGFVIGLYGVGGAIGTMTGGVLADRWGRRPTMLVAQFGASALMLTLGFAHTYPQILIVTGFLGLFAEGVRPAFSAMMVDLVPEHDRVRAFSLNYWAINLGFALAAIAAGFAAQFDYLLLFVVDAATTLVTATITLAFLSETHPSARRATASGSGSRRTARRTGAGSGAAASGSRARPAARRAAAGSGGAASVPGARPAAHRAAAGSGGASGGGMRAALNDRVFLVFLVINLLSVMVILQHASTLPIAMLADGFSAATYGWVIAVNGILIVSGQLFVPRLIEGHRPYRVLAVASVIVGVGFGLVAFAHAAWVYALTVVIWTLGEMLQSPSNAATLAALSPPALRGRYQGLNSLSWSVGTALAPVLGGLTLQGWGSMALWLGCFGLCTLAGAGHLLTGPARERRALLRRTEEAPPRPAPSSPSAAPADDLAPTAPAG is encoded by the coding sequence GTGCGAGGGTGGCTGCAGCAGGCTGCGGGTGGGCTGCCCCGGCAGTTCTGGTTCCTCTGGACCGGCACGCTGATCAACCGGCTCGGGTCGTTCGTGGTGCTGTTCCTGAGCATCTACCTGACCGGGGAACGGCACTTCACGCAGAGCCAGGCCGGGTTCGTGATCGGCCTCTACGGCGTCGGCGGCGCGATCGGCACGATGACCGGCGGCGTCCTCGCCGACCGGTGGGGCCGCCGGCCGACCATGCTCGTCGCCCAGTTCGGCGCGTCGGCGCTGATGCTGACCCTCGGGTTCGCCCACACGTACCCGCAGATCCTGATCGTGACCGGCTTCCTCGGGCTGTTCGCCGAAGGCGTGCGGCCGGCGTTCTCCGCGATGATGGTCGACCTGGTGCCGGAACATGACCGGGTGCGGGCGTTCTCGCTCAACTACTGGGCGATCAACCTCGGGTTCGCGCTCGCCGCGATCGCCGCCGGGTTCGCCGCGCAGTTCGACTACCTGCTGCTGTTCGTCGTGGACGCGGCCACCACACTGGTCACCGCGACGATCACGCTGGCCTTCCTGTCCGAGACCCACCCGTCCGCCCGCCGCGCCACCGCCTCCGGGTCCGGGTCCCGCCGCACCGCCCGCCGCACCGGCGCCGGTTCCGGCGCCGCCGCCTCCGGGTCCAGGGCCCGCCCGGCCGCCCGCCGCGCCGCCGCCGGCTCCGGGGGCGCCGCCTCCGTGCCCGGGGCCCGCCCGGCCGCCCACCGCGCCGCCGCCGGTTCCGGGGGCGCGTCGGGTGGGGGGATGCGGGCCGCCCTGAACGATCGGGTCTTCCTGGTCTTTCTGGTGATCAACCTGCTGTCCGTGATGGTCATCCTGCAGCACGCGTCGACGCTCCCGATCGCGATGCTGGCCGACGGGTTCTCGGCCGCGACCTACGGGTGGGTGATCGCGGTCAACGGGATCCTGATCGTGTCCGGGCAGCTCTTCGTGCCCCGGCTGATCGAGGGTCACCGGCCGTACCGCGTCCTGGCCGTCGCCTCGGTGATCGTCGGAGTCGGGTTCGGGCTGGTCGCGTTCGCCCACGCCGCCTGGGTCTACGCGCTGACGGTGGTGATCTGGACGCTCGGCGAGATGCTGCAGTCACCCAGCAACGCGGCGACGCTCGCGGCACTGTCCCCGCCGGCGTTGCGCGGCCGGTACCAGGGCCTCAACTCGCTGTCCTGGTCGGTCGGGACGGCGCTGGCGCCGGTACTCGGTGGGCTGACGCTTCAGGGGTGGGGGTCGATGGCGTTGTGGTTGGGGTGCTTCGGCCTTTGCACCCTGGCGGGCGCCGGCCACTTGCTGACCGGCCCGGCTCGCGAGCGGAGAGCCCTTTTGCGCCGTACGGAGGAAGCCCCGCCCCGTCCCGCCCCGTCGTCCCCGTCCGCAGCACCTGCTGACGATCTCGCGCCGACCGCACCCGCCGGCTGA
- a CDS encoding MFS transporter gives MRGGAVRGWLRGAVGGLPGVYWFLWGGLLINRIGGFAVLYLSLYLTSERGAGAALAGVVVGTYGIGGVVGTLFGGVLTDRWGRRATLIWSHLACAGVLAALAFSTPIPVISGLCLLLGLVQAMPGPAFVAAITDMVPAGHRLRAFNLQFWAFNLGTAGASLLAGLLARWSYLGLFLLDAASTLVTALIIAWKVPETLSRAVRPEGAKAGIRTKARTETKAGTQTKTGTRAKAGMRTVLADRVFLAFVGLTVLQALLSTQVNTIVPLAMHADGLGPGDYGLVTALGGALIVVGQLFVPGVIDGRRKDRVLALSMVVMAGGFAVLAVADSLPVYLGAAVIWTVGGMLAAPPNAAINSELAPPLLRGRYQAVFFLSFPAAAFVAPALGGAGLEVFGSGHWIIVAAIGLLGAGLHLVAGPAREAASQAREAAGPAREAASQAREAAGPAREAASQARATAAPAHEAAAPAREAAEPGHEAGSRAHAGPGHAKRQAGHTSGE, from the coding sequence ATGAGGGGTGGCGCGGTGCGGGGGTGGCTGCGGGGTGCTGTCGGTGGGCTGCCCGGGGTGTACTGGTTCCTCTGGGGTGGGCTGCTGATCAACCGGATCGGCGGGTTTGCGGTTCTCTATCTTTCGCTCTACCTGACCTCGGAGCGTGGGGCCGGGGCGGCGCTTGCCGGGGTCGTGGTCGGTACCTATGGGATCGGTGGCGTTGTCGGGACGCTTTTCGGGGGTGTGCTCACCGATCGGTGGGGGCGGCGGGCGACCCTGATCTGGTCGCATCTGGCCTGCGCGGGAGTGCTGGCGGCGCTGGCCTTCAGCACGCCGATCCCGGTGATCTCGGGGCTGTGTCTGCTGCTTGGGCTGGTTCAGGCGATGCCGGGGCCGGCGTTCGTGGCGGCGATCACCGACATGGTGCCGGCGGGGCATCGGCTGCGGGCTTTCAATCTGCAGTTCTGGGCGTTCAACCTGGGTACCGCGGGGGCGTCGCTGCTGGCCGGGCTGCTGGCGCGCTGGAGCTACCTCGGACTCTTCCTACTGGATGCCGCCAGCACGCTGGTCACCGCGCTGATCATCGCGTGGAAGGTGCCGGAGACGCTAAGCCGGGCCGTGCGGCCGGAAGGGGCAAAAGCCGGAATACGGACGAAAGCCAGGACGGAAACGAAAGCCGGGACGCAAACGAAGACCGGGACGCGAGCGAAGGCCGGGATGCGGACGGTTCTTGCCGACCGGGTCTTTCTGGCCTTTGTCGGGCTGACCGTGCTGCAGGCGCTGCTGAGCACCCAGGTCAACACGATCGTGCCGCTGGCGATGCACGCCGATGGGCTCGGGCCGGGTGACTACGGGCTGGTGACGGCGCTCGGCGGGGCGTTGATCGTGGTCGGGCAGCTGTTCGTGCCGGGGGTCATCGACGGGCGGCGCAAGGATCGGGTGCTGGCGCTGTCGATGGTGGTGATGGCGGGCGGGTTCGCGGTGCTGGCGGTGGCCGACAGCCTGCCGGTCTATCTGGGCGCGGCGGTGATCTGGACGGTCGGCGGGATGCTCGCCGCGCCGCCGAACGCCGCGATCAACTCGGAGCTGGCGCCGCCGCTGCTGCGTGGGCGCTATCAGGCGGTGTTCTTCCTGAGCTTTCCGGCGGCGGCGTTCGTGGCGCCGGCGCTGGGCGGGGCTGGGCTGGAGGTCTTCGGCTCCGGGCACTGGATCATCGTGGCCGCGATCGGCCTCCTGGGCGCGGGACTGCACCTCGTAGCAGGCCCGGCACGCGAAGCAGCAAGCCAGGCACGCGAAGCAGCAGGCCCGGCACGCGAAGCGGCAAGCCAAGCACGCGAAGCAGCAGGCCCGGCACGCGAAGCGGCAAGCCAGGCACGCGCGACGGCAGCGCCGGCACACGAGGCGGCAGCGCCAGCACGCGAAGCGGCAGAGCCGGGGCACGAAGCAGGAAGCCGGGCACACGCGGGGCCGGGGCACGCGAAGCGGCAAGCTGGGCACACGAGCGGCGAGTAA
- a CDS encoding YbjN domain-containing protein translates to MVTELIERVLDDRELEWEATGESSYVVSLPGSHKLKTACNLIVGEHALRIEAFVMRQPDERREELWSWLLRRNARMYGVSFSIDANGDVYLTGRVSLKGLDEDELDRLLGAVLTYSDESFDTMLEIGFGSSIRREWEWRVKRGESLANLQAFKHFAAPPAGEPAAS, encoded by the coding sequence ATGGTGACCGAGCTGATCGAGCGGGTTCTCGACGATCGCGAGCTGGAATGGGAGGCCACCGGCGAGTCGTCCTATGTGGTCTCGCTGCCCGGCTCGCACAAGCTGAAGACCGCCTGCAACCTGATCGTCGGCGAACACGCGCTGCGGATCGAGGCGTTCGTGATGCGCCAGCCCGACGAACGCCGCGAGGAACTGTGGTCCTGGCTGCTGCGGCGCAACGCCCGGATGTACGGGGTGTCGTTCTCGATCGACGCCAACGGCGATGTCTACCTGACCGGACGGGTCTCGCTGAAGGGCCTCGACGAGGACGAGCTGGACCGGTTGCTGGGCGCCGTTCTGACGTACTCCGACGAGTCTTTCGACACGATGCTGGAGATCGGATTCGGATCGTCGATCCGCCGCGAGTGGGAGTGGCGCGTCAAGCGTGGCGAGTCCCTGGCGAACCTCCAGGCGTTCAAGCACTTCGCCGCTCCGCCGGCGGGCGAACCGGCCGCGAGCTGA